The following are from one region of the Sphingomonas oryzagri genome:
- a CDS encoding M23 family metallopeptidase — translation MKPLFKGDFAILAAGALAATAVPSPIRANGVLIITMHPTTAHARQQTIPRASAMVPAVITTGPAASIVGNPISFSRTIVSDAPISASRSDIRRLGTIRSGLPLSGILTSGFGMRDHPILGIRREHDGIDLAAPWGTPISATLDGTVTRAAWNGGYGLMVAMDDGQGTEIRFGHMSRLNVAVGQHIQKGQVIGYVGSSGLSTGPHVHYEMRVDGRPVNPMRSQHM, via the coding sequence ATGAAGCCATTATTCAAGGGCGACTTCGCTATCCTTGCCGCTGGTGCGCTCGCGGCAACCGCCGTGCCGTCTCCCATCCGGGCAAACGGCGTCCTGATCATAACCATGCACCCGACAACAGCGCATGCTCGCCAGCAGACGATCCCGCGGGCATCCGCCATGGTGCCTGCAGTGATTACCACCGGGCCGGCCGCCAGCATTGTCGGCAACCCGATCAGCTTTTCACGAACGATCGTGTCCGATGCGCCGATATCCGCATCCAGGTCCGACATCCGCAGGCTCGGGACCATCCGTTCCGGGCTGCCTCTTTCGGGGATACTCACCAGCGGATTCGGTATGCGCGACCACCCTATCCTCGGGATCCGCCGCGAGCATGACGGTATCGATCTCGCCGCACCATGGGGCACGCCGATCAGTGCGACGCTGGACGGCACGGTGACCAGGGCCGCATGGAACGGCGGCTATGGCCTGATGGTCGCGATGGACGATGGGCAAGGGACCGAAATACGCTTCGGGCATATGTCCCGCCTAAACGTGGCGGTCGGTCAGCACATCCAGAAAGGCCAGGTCATTGGCTATGTCGGATCTTCGGGATTATCGACAGGTCCCCATGTCCATTACGAAATGCGTGTCGACGGACGGCCGGTAAATCCGATGAGATCGCAGCACATGTAA
- a CDS encoding type II secretion system F family protein: protein MASLLIRLVILIVVFLTVFLLSSVIGGAIANRRAESGAVNKRLKLLKAGVGREAIGERLLKNTPPVLSPGAPLWQRVYVNTLRMIMMSGIPIAARAVFVGIAAAAGGLLVLFLLIALSAGVQLTLGVIELVALLAVAIGIAVPLMIVSRFAQKRRKRMEQQFPNTLDIFVRSLRAGHPVAAAIELITKEMQDPVGSEFGLVADEVSYGADINDALAGMAERWDMEDIRMFVVSVSVQSETGGNLAEILDNLSRVIRDRAAMYMKVRALSSEGRMTGWMLSVLPVLAFVGLFATRPAFYLDVAQDPIFTVGVAILLSLYVFGVLMIRRMIDLKV from the coding sequence ATGGCTTCGCTGCTCATCCGCTTGGTCATCCTGATCGTCGTCTTCCTGACGGTCTTTCTGCTGTCGAGCGTGATCGGCGGGGCCATAGCCAATCGCCGCGCGGAAAGCGGCGCGGTGAACAAGCGACTGAAGCTTCTGAAAGCCGGAGTCGGCCGGGAGGCGATCGGAGAGCGATTGCTCAAGAACACGCCTCCAGTCCTTTCGCCTGGCGCCCCCCTCTGGCAGCGGGTCTACGTCAATACCCTGCGGATGATCATGATGTCCGGCATTCCGATCGCGGCGCGCGCGGTCTTCGTGGGGATCGCCGCGGCAGCCGGGGGGCTGCTGGTACTGTTCCTGCTCATCGCCTTGTCCGCCGGGGTGCAACTGACGCTTGGCGTGATCGAGTTGGTCGCCCTCCTGGCGGTCGCCATCGGCATCGCCGTCCCTCTGATGATCGTCAGCCGTTTCGCGCAAAAAAGGCGCAAGCGGATGGAGCAGCAATTCCCCAACACCCTGGACATTTTCGTGAGATCGTTACGCGCGGGCCACCCGGTGGCCGCCGCGATCGAACTGATCACCAAGGAGATGCAAGACCCGGTCGGCAGTGAGTTTGGCCTGGTCGCCGACGAAGTGTCGTACGGCGCGGACATCAACGACGCCCTCGCCGGAATGGCGGAACGCTGGGACATGGAGGATATCCGCATGTTCGTCGTGAGCGTTTCCGTTCAGTCGGAGACCGGCGGCAATCTCGCGGAAATTCTGGACAATCTCTCCCGCGTGATCCGCGATCGGGCCGCCATGTATATGAAGGTACGGGCATTGAGTTCCGAAGGGCGGATGACCGGTTGGATGCTGAGCGTGCTGCCGGTGCTCGCCTTCGTAGGCCTCTTCGCTACCCGGCCCGCTTTCTACCTCGATGTCGCGCAGGATCCGATCTTCACGGTCGGAGTAGCGATCCTGCTGTCCCTCTATGTTTTCGGTGTCCTCATGATCCGTCGAATGATCGATCTCAAGGTGTGA
- a CDS encoding type III secretion system chaperone family protein encodes MNLDDLEDERSEPSAPIDMLESYFQAHGWSCERMGDDEIVATVQGSWTQYELRGVWRPEDRVLQFLCLPDIRVPADKRGAIYETIGLINEQLWLGHFELWAASGLALYRNATLIEGEEGSVLSLDQAETLIETAIDECERFYPVFQFVLWGNKAPADAIASALIETRGEA; translated from the coding sequence ATGAATCTCGACGATCTCGAAGACGAACGCTCCGAGCCGTCGGCGCCGATCGACATGCTGGAAAGCTATTTCCAGGCGCATGGCTGGTCCTGCGAGCGGATGGGCGACGACGAGATCGTGGCGACCGTGCAGGGCAGCTGGACCCAGTATGAGCTGCGCGGCGTGTGGCGCCCGGAGGACCGCGTCCTGCAGTTCCTCTGCCTGCCCGATATCCGCGTGCCCGCCGACAAGCGCGGCGCGATCTACGAGACGATCGGTCTGATCAACGAGCAGCTGTGGCTCGGCCATTTCGAGCTGTGGGCGGCATCCGGCCTCGCGCTGTACCGCAACGCCACGCTGATCGAGGGCGAGGAGGGCAGCGTCCTCTCGCTCGATCAGGCCGAGACGCTGATCGAGACCGCGATCGACGAGTGCGAGCGCTTCTACCCGGTGTTCCAGTTCGTGCTGTGGGGCAACAAGGCACCTGCCGACGCGATCGCGTCCGCGCTGATCGAGACGCGGGGCGAGGCGTGA
- a CDS encoding pilus assembly protein TadG-related protein, giving the protein MMRSAWGALKAAFRRMRHDGAAISPIMAIMLLPLSGAIAIAVEQGQWYYFLRSMQNAADAAAISAAINNTTGGYKAEAAATAAKFGYVNGTNHASVQTAVVTCPAGAPTGSTCYQASLSTVVPISLSALVGFKGNATYGSGYGQTIPVAAIAATSSAVGHSYCVWSLSTATTSFRSNGGPKPDLNGCSIMSNGDSTCTGHNLGATYGDAHGTNSGCGVTQTSGVPIPADPYSGLASKIPPNTCSSYPQETKSGGKWTVASSNQLSGSYAWTGNKQLCGDQQLTGNVTLTGSSTTIVIENGMLDTNGYTISTASGATATIIFSGTGGSYSHYPADNGGAGTLSIQAPTSGTWSGIAMYQDPSLTSGVDFTYAGNAPTWNLTGVVYLPKANLTFSGAVNKNANGSSCFALIAYTILVNGTANIFANNTGCSAAGATLPTSTSTTTTRLVA; this is encoded by the coding sequence ATGATGCGATCGGCTTGGGGAGCGCTGAAGGCGGCCTTCCGCCGGATGCGCCACGACGGTGCCGCGATCAGCCCGATCATGGCGATCATGCTGCTGCCCTTGTCCGGCGCGATCGCGATCGCCGTCGAGCAGGGGCAATGGTATTATTTCCTGCGCTCTATGCAGAACGCCGCCGATGCGGCGGCGATTTCGGCCGCGATCAACAACACGACCGGCGGCTACAAGGCGGAAGCGGCGGCGACTGCGGCCAAGTTCGGCTATGTCAACGGAACCAATCACGCCTCCGTCCAGACCGCCGTCGTGACGTGCCCCGCCGGCGCGCCGACGGGTTCGACCTGTTATCAGGCCAGCCTCTCCACCGTGGTTCCCATCAGCCTTTCCGCCCTCGTCGGTTTCAAGGGGAACGCCACTTACGGCTCGGGATACGGCCAGACCATCCCGGTCGCGGCGATCGCGGCCACCTCATCCGCGGTCGGACACAGTTATTGCGTCTGGTCGCTCTCGACGGCAACCACGTCGTTCCGGAGCAACGGCGGTCCGAAGCCCGATCTGAACGGCTGTTCGATCATGTCGAACGGCGATTCGACCTGCACCGGCCACAATCTGGGCGCAACCTACGGCGACGCGCACGGCACGAACAGCGGATGCGGCGTCACTCAGACATCCGGCGTTCCGATACCCGCCGATCCCTATAGCGGTCTTGCTTCGAAGATACCGCCCAACACCTGCTCGTCCTATCCGCAGGAAACGAAATCGGGGGGCAAGTGGACCGTCGCGTCGTCCAATCAGCTTTCCGGTTCCTACGCCTGGACCGGGAACAAGCAGCTATGCGGCGACCAACAACTGACCGGTAACGTGACGCTCACCGGATCGAGTACCACGATCGTGATCGAGAACGGAATGCTCGACACCAACGGATACACGATCTCGACCGCATCGGGCGCGACCGCGACGATCATATTCTCGGGAACGGGCGGCAGCTACAGCCACTATCCTGCGGACAATGGCGGGGCGGGCACGCTCAGCATCCAGGCCCCCACATCCGGCACATGGTCGGGCATCGCCATGTACCAGGATCCCAGCCTGACCAGCGGCGTCGATTTCACCTACGCTGGTAACGCGCCGACCTGGAACCTCACCGGCGTGGTCTATCTGCCCAAGGCGAACCTCACGTTCAGCGGGGCGGTCAACAAGAATGCCAACGGCAGCTCCTGCTTCGCGCTGATCGCCTACACCATCCTGGTGAACGGCACCGCCAATATCTTCGCCAACAACACGGGATGCTCGGCGGCCGGTGCGACTCTGCCGACCTCGACGAGCACCACGACCACGAGGCTCGTCGCATGA
- a CDS encoding TadE/TadG family type IV pilus assembly protein — MKRPAPQAISWLWSAIRDDAASTAAEFALVLPIFLLTIFSSLYLCMMLGALINLHAVTEQAARCLAVNAAGACTTANVDTYAKARFTGPGITGLAFTASAPACGKQVSASGTFSMFTGLKAVSVTLSTSACYPVI, encoded by the coding sequence ATGAAACGCCCGGCACCCCAAGCGATATCCTGGCTCTGGTCGGCGATCAGGGACGATGCAGCCTCGACGGCGGCCGAGTTCGCACTGGTGTTGCCGATATTCCTGCTGACGATTTTTTCGAGCCTCTATCTCTGCATGATGCTGGGCGCGCTCATCAACCTGCACGCGGTGACCGAGCAAGCGGCGCGATGCCTCGCCGTCAATGCTGCCGGAGCCTGCACCACCGCGAACGTCGATACGTACGCCAAGGCCCGGTTCACGGGTCCGGGCATTACGGGGCTCGCCTTCACCGCATCGGCGCCCGCCTGCGGCAAGCAGGTGTCTGCGAGCGGGACCTTTTCCATGTTCACCGGCCTGAAGGCAGTCAGCGTCACGCTGAGCACCTCGGCCTGCTATCCGGTCATCTAG
- a CDS encoding TspO/MBR family protein yields the protein MSELASPGQLRMSFLRVAMVTVPLILFLGILSGVAAGSGYGNPWFAALAKPAAMPPGWVFPVVWTLLYILIGFALAMILWARGASGRGIAIGLFAAQFVLNLAWSPTFFAAHRMGAAFAIILLMIVLTIATTLAFARIRSRAALLMLPYLLWLCFAAWLNHSIEVLNPNAETLAPGAGSTQVQL from the coding sequence ATGAGCGAGCTGGCATCACCGGGGCAGTTGCGGATGTCGTTCCTGCGCGTCGCGATGGTGACGGTGCCGTTGATCCTGTTCCTCGGTATCCTGTCCGGCGTGGCGGCCGGATCGGGATACGGCAATCCGTGGTTCGCTGCCCTCGCCAAGCCGGCCGCGATGCCGCCGGGCTGGGTGTTCCCCGTCGTGTGGACGCTGCTCTACATCCTGATCGGCTTCGCGCTGGCGATGATCCTGTGGGCGCGCGGGGCCAGCGGTCGGGGGATCGCGATCGGGCTGTTCGCGGCGCAGTTCGTGCTGAACCTCGCCTGGTCGCCGACCTTCTTCGCCGCGCACCGGATGGGCGCCGCCTTCGCCATCATCCTGCTGATGATCGTGCTGACCATCGCGACGACGCTCGCCTTCGCGCGCATCCGCTCGCGCGCGGCGCTGCTGATGCTGCCCTATCTGCTGTGGCTCTGCTTCGCGGCGTGGCTCAATCATTCGATCGAGGTGCTGAACCCGAACGCGGAAACGCTTGCGCCGGGGGCCGGGAGCACCCAAGTGCAGCTCTAA
- a CDS encoding A24 family peptidase produces the protein MTLTLTPLFEAILILAGLTASGTDIWWRRIPNSLCAATFAFGLAYAWHLGGLSELGSHLLHALIALVIGMGLFALGGIGGGDAKFYAAVAAWFGLKLGMLLFATVSLSGLVLLVIWFTARRLAGKPFRQNGKSAGLPYGVAIAAGGLIVLLWQ, from the coding sequence GTGACGCTCACGCTGACACCGCTGTTCGAGGCCATCCTCATCCTCGCCGGGCTGACCGCGAGCGGCACCGACATCTGGTGGCGGCGTATCCCCAACAGCCTGTGCGCGGCGACGTTCGCGTTCGGCCTCGCCTACGCCTGGCATCTGGGTGGGCTGTCGGAACTCGGCTCGCACCTGCTGCACGCGCTGATCGCGCTCGTGATCGGCATGGGGCTTTTCGCACTCGGCGGGATCGGTGGCGGGGACGCCAAATTCTACGCGGCCGTCGCGGCATGGTTCGGCCTGAAGCTGGGCATGCTGCTCTTCGCGACCGTCAGCCTGAGCGGGCTGGTGCTGCTCGTGATCTGGTTCACCGCCCGGCGGCTGGCGGGCAAACCTTTCCGACAGAACGGCAAGAGCGCCGGCCTTCCCTATGGCGTGGCGATCGCCGCTGGCGGTCTGATCGTTCTGCTCTGGCAGTGA
- a CDS encoding tetratricopeptide repeat protein has product MLLLGGCNSFLGMHFSDNRMWKHIQVRPLGPQVATTDQKTQAGRAALDAGDLATAIASFRDAMNAGEPLPPALNGLGVAYARLDRLDLAQAYFQQAAAQAPDDPRYRDNLAMLMQAQSFVEAQRARAKAMADRMVAAQKATAVQADGSRLQRISRTEVHIVTAPMQAAPRYRPTDVALNSDTSMIRIVAIVAGTTSPAGHDGTSAAQAPAPHPASNHSGGGQ; this is encoded by the coding sequence ATGCTTCTGCTGGGCGGGTGCAACTCCTTCCTCGGAATGCACTTCAGCGACAACCGGATGTGGAAGCATATCCAGGTCCGTCCGCTCGGCCCCCAGGTGGCGACGACCGATCAGAAGACGCAGGCCGGGCGCGCGGCGCTCGATGCAGGCGATCTCGCCACCGCGATCGCATCCTTCCGCGACGCGATGAATGCGGGCGAGCCGCTTCCACCGGCGCTCAATGGCCTCGGCGTGGCCTATGCGCGTCTCGATCGTCTCGATCTGGCGCAGGCCTATTTCCAGCAGGCGGCCGCCCAGGCGCCGGACGATCCCCGGTATCGGGACAATCTGGCGATGCTGATGCAGGCGCAATCCTTCGTGGAGGCACAGCGCGCACGGGCCAAGGCGATGGCGGATCGCATGGTAGCGGCGCAGAAGGCCACCGCCGTGCAGGCCGACGGCAGCCGGTTGCAACGCATCTCGCGTACCGAGGTCCATATCGTGACCGCGCCGATGCAGGCGGCTCCGCGCTATCGGCCGACCGACGTCGCGCTCAACTCCGACACTTCGATGATCCGCATCGTCGCGATCGTTGCGGGAACGACCAGCCCGGCCGGGCATGACGGCACCTCCGCCGCGCAGGCTCCGGCGCCGCACCCGGCGAGCAATCACTCGGGGGGCGGCCAGTGA
- a CDS encoding type II secretion system F family protein gives MIELIASNPILRFAILAVLFLLVAAVATALIRQGDARLTVRRELQVISYGQASGKIYSLRERNAGALGRLVDRIERTGLNLADTKSDALRARMIAAGFESPAAPRLFTLIRLVLIFTLPVLLVVVTWATGHSLSFFKLYLFGSIAALIGMYGPSLVVTARADRRRQELINGFPDSLDLMLVCVEAGLGLEAALDRVGREMVISRPLVSQMLTTATLQLRAGASREVALRRMADSVNVDEIRSFSALLIQSDKLGSSIATTLRVYANEMREKRRMRAEEKAHRIPVLISIPLVTCMLPVMIGVIMLPAGIQVVRHLLPALHGNH, from the coding sequence ATGATCGAGCTGATAGCGAGCAACCCCATCCTTCGGTTCGCCATTCTGGCGGTCCTGTTCCTGCTCGTCGCGGCGGTCGCCACCGCGCTCATCCGCCAGGGCGATGCGAGGCTGACGGTCCGCAGGGAGTTGCAGGTGATCTCGTACGGCCAGGCGAGTGGCAAGATCTATTCGCTGCGCGAGCGCAACGCCGGCGCTCTGGGGCGTCTGGTCGACAGGATTGAGCGGACCGGGCTGAACCTCGCCGACACGAAGTCCGACGCCCTTCGAGCCAGGATGATTGCCGCAGGTTTCGAGTCACCGGCCGCGCCGCGGCTGTTCACGCTGATCCGCCTGGTGCTGATCTTCACGCTGCCCGTTCTGCTCGTTGTGGTCACTTGGGCGACCGGACATTCGCTGTCCTTCTTCAAGCTCTACCTTTTCGGCTCGATCGCAGCGCTGATCGGGATGTATGGGCCTTCGCTGGTCGTCACCGCGAGGGCGGATCGTCGCCGTCAGGAATTGATCAACGGCTTCCCCGACAGCCTCGACCTGATGCTGGTCTGCGTCGAGGCCGGTCTGGGCCTGGAGGCGGCGCTCGATCGGGTGGGCCGCGAGATGGTGATTTCCCGGCCGCTGGTATCGCAGATGCTGACGACCGCCACCCTGCAACTGCGGGCCGGAGCGTCCCGCGAAGTCGCCCTGCGACGTATGGCAGATTCGGTCAACGTCGACGAGATCCGGTCCTTCTCCGCACTTCTGATCCAGTCGGACAAGCTGGGTTCCAGCATCGCCACTACCTTGCGTGTCTACGCCAACGAGATGCGCGAAAAGCGGCGGATGCGGGCTGAAGAAAAGGCCCACCGTATTCCAGTCCTCATTTCCATCCCGCTGGTCACCTGCATGCTGCCCGTCATGATCGGCGTCATCATGCTGCCTGCGGGCATTCAAGTCGTCCGGCATCTCCTGCCGGCTCTTCACGGGAACCACTGA
- a CDS encoding accessory factor UbiK family protein: MQSENRFFDDFAKMMNGLAGTVAGAGREAEAQMREKAKGFFGGMDFVSREEFDAVKAMAAAARDETDVLKARLDALEAKLSTTKAGKA; the protein is encoded by the coding sequence ATGCAGTCCGAAAACCGTTTCTTCGATGATTTCGCCAAGATGATGAACGGCCTCGCCGGCACCGTTGCTGGTGCGGGGCGCGAGGCCGAGGCGCAGATGCGCGAGAAGGCCAAGGGCTTCTTCGGCGGCATGGACTTCGTCAGCCGCGAGGAGTTCGACGCGGTGAAGGCCATGGCGGCGGCGGCCCGCGACGAGACCGATGTGCTGAAGGCGCGCCTCGATGCGCTGGAGGCCAAGTTGTCCACGACAAAGGCCGGCAAGGCCTGA
- a CDS encoding MarR family winged helix-turn-helix transcriptional regulator — translation MAPPQSPASPLFLREAEIRRGIELIHFGHGRLFEAVDRRLEAEGLGRAHHRALYFVARQPDLTVSRLLELLGITKQSLGRVINELTARDLIETRVGRDDRRQRLLRLTPAGKALESELFEMLRARMSAAYVDAGPAAVAGFWLVLEGLVPQAERPMLHKLRGDT, via the coding sequence ATGGCCCCGCCGCAAAGCCCCGCCTCCCCGCTGTTCCTGCGCGAAGCCGAGATCCGGCGCGGGATAGAACTCATTCATTTCGGCCATGGCCGGCTGTTCGAGGCGGTGGATCGCAGGCTTGAGGCCGAGGGGCTGGGCCGCGCGCATCATCGCGCGCTCTACTTCGTCGCCCGCCAGCCCGACCTGACGGTCAGCCGCCTGCTCGAACTGCTCGGCATCACGAAGCAGTCGCTCGGTCGGGTGATCAACGAACTCACCGCGCGCGACCTGATCGAGACCCGTGTCGGCCGGGATGATCGGCGGCAGCGCCTGCTACGGCTCACCCCGGCCGGCAAGGCGCTGGAGAGCGAGTTGTTCGAGATGCTGCGCGCACGGATGTCCGCCGCCTATGTCGATGCGGGGCCGGCGGCGGTGGCAGGGTTCTGGCTGGTGCTCGAAGGATTGGTGCCGCAGGCGGAGCGGCCGATGCTCCACAAGCTGCGCGGCGACACCTGA
- the proC gene encoding pyrroline-5-carboxylate reductase encodes MIAGDGPIWLVGAGNMGGAMLRGWLASGIDPARINVIRPSGTPIEGVTVLKAPPPDGEAPAVLVLAMKPQKLDEAVPALAPTTGEGTLIVSVLAGTEAPSLAKRFPNHRAIVRVMPNTPSAIGKGVMLLHAAAGADASAKAEAEALVRTLGITEWIDDEGLFGRASVLSGCGPAFLFRFVDALAKAGEAQGLSADQAARLALATVAGAAELAAGANETPARLADRVASPGGTTRAGLDVIDRDAALDRLMADVLAASARRSEEMAAAAR; translated from the coding sequence GTGATCGCCGGGGACGGGCCGATCTGGCTGGTTGGCGCCGGCAACATGGGTGGCGCGATGCTGCGCGGCTGGCTGGCGTCCGGCATCGATCCTGCGCGGATCAACGTGATCCGCCCGTCCGGCACGCCGATCGAGGGCGTCACGGTGCTGAAGGCGCCTCCGCCGGACGGTGAGGCGCCGGCGGTGCTGGTGCTGGCGATGAAGCCGCAGAAGCTCGACGAGGCCGTGCCTGCGCTGGCGCCGACGACGGGCGAGGGGACGCTGATCGTCTCCGTGCTGGCCGGAACCGAGGCGCCGTCGCTGGCGAAGCGCTTCCCCAATCATCGCGCGATCGTGCGCGTCATGCCCAACACGCCGTCTGCGATCGGCAAGGGCGTGATGCTGCTGCACGCCGCCGCCGGGGCGGACGCCTCCGCAAAGGCCGAGGCCGAGGCGCTGGTGCGGACGCTCGGCATCACCGAGTGGATCGATGACGAAGGTCTGTTCGGCCGGGCCTCGGTCCTGTCCGGGTGCGGGCCGGCATTCCTGTTCCGCTTCGTCGATGCGCTGGCGAAGGCCGGGGAGGCGCAGGGGCTGTCCGCCGATCAGGCCGCCCGGCTGGCGCTCGCCACGGTCGCGGGAGCGGCCGAACTCGCGGCAGGCGCGAACGAGACGCCGGCGCGACTGGCCGATCGTGTCGCCAGCCCCGGCGGCACGACGCGGGCCGGGCTGGATGTGATCGACCGCGATGCCGCGCTGGACCGGCTGATGGCGGACGTGCTGGCGGCATCCGCGCGCCGCAGCGAGGAAATGGCGGCGGCCGCTCGCTGA